GGGTGTGCGCCCGGGTGCGCTGTTCGTGCAGTGCTCGGGGGATGAGGCCGACCTTCACGCCGTAGCCGTGCTGGCCGTCGGGGACGTGATCGCGTTCGTGGGCGATCAGCTCGCAGCCGGGGCAGCGGGAGGTGGTGCCGACGTACGCGAAGCGGTCGCCGCCGGCGTCCTCGTCCCACTCGTCGTGCCGGGTGCCGCAGTCGGGGCAGGTGAGCCGCTGCAGCTCCCGGTAGGCGAGGGCCTTGGCCCGGTCGACCGGCGTCCAGGTGCCGTCACCGCCGAGGAAGGCGCTGTGCGGGATCCCCCAGCGGTCGCACAGCTCCAGCTCGGCCCTCAGCTGCGGGTCGGCCCGGAGCCTTTTCCCCAGTCGCTGCGCTTGGTGTTCTGCGCGGCGAGCGCGGCCTGGAAGAGTTCGACACGGTCGGCCATGCCCCAGGAGGCGAGCAGATCGGTGGCCTCGTCCTCGCTCATGCCGTCCACGCTGGCGGCGGAGATGAGGGCGGCGGGGAAGGTGTCCTCGTTCCAGTCGGAGCCGGACTCGGCCTGTTCCTCCGTCGGCGGGTGCTCCTTGACCAGCTCGGCGAAGGCGTCACCGGGCAGGGCGCGGAAGGTGAGGACCTCGCAGTCGGCCTCGTACGCGGCGCGGGCCTCCTCGAGGGCGGCCTCGGCCGCCTTCGCCTCCTTGGCCAGGGCGTCGTTGCCCGGGTCGGCGTCGACGAGCTGGCGGAGGTTCTTCGCCTGCCGCAGGGCTTCCTCGAAGCGGTCGCGCAGGCCCTGGTCCTGCCACAGGTACAGGGGGACTTCGGCGGCCTTGCGGGCCCGCAGCCGGGCCATCTTCGCGGACCAGTGGGCATCGGCGGCCACGGCGGCGGCCGGCGGCTCGGTGTGGACGGCGGCGCTCACGACGTCAGCTCCTTCTTCGTGCTGTTGGTCGCGGTGTTGCCGACGGCCGGGACGGCCAGGCCCTGGGCCGGGCGGCGGGTGATGGTGAACTTCGTCTCGAACTTCGCCGCTTCGTTGTCGGTGGTGAAGGCGGGCGACTGGGAGCCGACGCGGACCGGGAACACGTCCATCGACTTCGAGTTAGGGACGTCGCCCTTGCGGAGGATGACGACGTAGCCGATGGTCCCCTTCTTCAGGAGCTGCTCGATCTCGTCGCTGACCTTGTCCTCGTAGAAGGTGAACGAGGAGTCCTCGGCCTTGTCGGATCCGGGGATGGAGGAATCGAAGTCGTCGCCCATGTCGGGCGTCTCGATGCTCTGGTTCTCCAGCGTGAAGCCGGAGATGTTGGCGATCGCCGCGGACAGGTTGGTGCTGCCGTCGAGTTCGGCGCGGGTCGGCTTGAGGTTCGCCGCGTCGGCGATGGTCGGCAGCCACAGGAAGATGGAGACGCCACGGCGGCTGTACTTCTCAACCGTCTTGGCGGTGGGCAGTGCCATGGGATGGGCCCCTCGGGTCTGCGCGTCAGTGCAGGTCGGTCACCAGGTGCTGGTGCCGTGTCCGCGAAAGGGGCCGCCGCGGTGCGGGGTGGCGAGCCGGGCTAGCCGGTCGCCGGGGTCCAGCGGAGCTGGAATCTGATCACATAAGAAACGATAACGGCGGCCGGGTCGTCCTCCGGGCCAGCGTCTAGAGCCAGTTCGCGGGCGTAGCAGCTGAAGCCCGGCACCGTGAGGGCGTGCAGCCAGGCCCCGTCGGTGTCGCGTCCGAGGACGGCGGTGCGGACGCGGTCGGCGAGCCATTCCGCCTGGGCGTGGGTGCGGGCCACGCAGTCGACCTGGTAGTAGGTGTCGCTGTCCTCATGCCGGTCGGTGAACGGGGCCCCGTCCAGGGTGAGGGTGAGGGAGCGCAGTACGGAGTACGGCGGCTCGGCCGGCTTGCCGTCGACCTGGGGCAGCGCCCCGGCGCCGCACGGCTTGCCGGTCGCGGTAGCGAGCAGTGCCCCCAGTGCCTGGGATACGAGGCGGCGTTCGATCATTCGAAGGCCCCCATCGCGGCGGTGGCGATCCGTTCGGCGAAGCGGGGCTGGATCAGGGCGAGCGCCGGGGTGACGTGCGGGAAGGGCGGCTGGGCGTAGATCCGGCCGAGGGAGTCGGCGCCGTAGAAGCCGAGTTCCAGGCGGCGGGCCTGGGGGGCGAAGGTGCCCACCGTGGCGGTGGCGCCGTGTCGGCGGGGGCGGACCTGGACCTGCCAACTGGCCCGGTAGCGGCCGGTGATGACGTTCGGGCCGGGCCGTCCGCTGGCGGCGGCCTGGATGAGGGCCTGCAAGACCATGGCCTCGTGGCCGACGGCGCGCGCGGTGGCCGGTCCGACCCGGGCGGCGGCCTGGGCCATGGCGGCGGCGAGCTGGTCGGGGTCGGTGAAGCGCCGGGCGGGGCTCATGGGCTGGCCCCTCGCGGGTTGTTCTCGTCCAGCCAGGTCACGCGGACGGCGATGACGGTGGCGGCCAGGCCCGGCTGGGCGCAGCGCCAGGTCCGTCCGACCAGCGCCGGGTCCTGGGCGGCGCGCAGCACACGGACGGTGTCGTCGCGGGCGGCGACCGGGGCGTCGACGGGGGTCAGCAGCCGGTAGGTGGTCTTGGGGTCGTCCGGGTAGGGCTGGCCGGCGACGGGCACGGTGATGCCGGGGGCGGCGGTGTCGTCGAGGACGGCGCCGGGACCCTCGTACACCACGTGCGGAGGCGGGGCCTCGAGGTCGCCGGTGTCCGGGTTGAGGATGGGGGGCCCGGCCGGGCGGCTGATCTGGATGGTGTCGCCCATCATGAGGTCCTCGACGAGCGCGCCGAGGAAGCGGAGGTCGAGGGTCATGGGCGGCCTCCGGCCCACTCGGTGAGCTGGCGGAGCATGGCGGTGGTCAGTTCGGTGGGGCTGCCGTCGAGGTCGTCGCGGTTGAGGGCGGCCTGCTGCAGGCGGGACGGGTCGATGCCGGCCAGGAAGGCCACGATGGCGTCGGTGGGCGGGACTTCGCTGGCGACGGCGACCTGGGCGTAGCCGTCGAAGACGGCGGCGTCGACCGGCGGGCGGACGTACAGCACGAGCAGCGGGGGCTGGTTGGCGCGGTGCTCGAGGGTGTAGCCGGACAGCGACGCGGAGACCTCGTGCCCGGCGAGGGTGACGCCGGCGCGCACTCCGTCGGTGGTGATGCGGACGGAGTGCAGGTCGTCGGCCAGGCTGGGTTCCTGCATGGCGGGGAGTCCTCGTCTCTCGGTGGCGGTGGTGGCGGGTGGCTACTCGGGGTCGTCGGTGTCGTCCGCTTCCGGGGGCGGGTCGGCGCGTTCGGTGTCGGTGCTGACGGCGAACCCGAAGGGGACGTCGTCGGCGGGCGGTTCGGCGGGCAGGGCCTGAAGCAGGCGCAGCGCGGTGGTCTCGGCGGCCTTGAGGGCGGCGGTGCTGTTCTGGCCGACTTCGATCTCGATCTCGCGGCCGGGGGCGCGGACGATCAGGCGCATCGGCTGCCGTCCTCACCGATGGTGGGCCAGTGCCAGGTGCCGGGGGCCAGCGGTGTGGCGTCGGCGTGCGGCAGGGGGCCGCTGAAGAAGAAGCCCTCGGGGCTGAAGACGACGAGGACGGGCTGTCCGGCGTCGTCGACGGCGGTGACGAGCGCGGCACGGCAGGTGCTGGGGTAGCGGCCGTCGGCGCTGCCGCGGGAGACGTAGTGGACGATCCGGCCGATGACCAGGGGCTGGTCGGTTCTCGGGGCGGTCGGGGCGCTCATACGGGTTGTCCCTCCTCGATGGCGGGGTCGTGGTTGAGGTCCGGGCGGGGGATGAAGCGGCGCAGGCATCCCGGATGGGCGATCGGGTAGATGGCGGCTTCCTCGGCGGAGCGGAGGGTGTCGTGGGCGCGGTCGGGTTCGGGATGGCTGGTCCACCCGCACTCGGGGCCGTCGGTGACCTGCACCCAGCGGGCCTCGAGGTCGGCGGTGGTGGCGGTGAGCGCGCCGGTGTTAGCGACGGTGACGGACTGCGCGGACAGCGCGGCCCGGGCCCAGGAGGCGGCCGGGTGCTGGGTGCCGCGGCCGTAAGGGACGGTGTCCAGCGGGTGCTGGGTGGCCAGGTCGTCCGTGGTGGGCGGATCAAGAGCGCGGGCGGCGGCGGTGGCGGCCCGGGCGAACGCCTGGGCCCGGCGGACGATGTCGGTGATGCGGCGGATGAGGACCGGGTAGCAGGCCGCGGTCAGGACGGACAGCACGTCCTGGTGGGTTGGGCTCCACTCGAAGGCCGGCCTGCGGGCGTCCGGTGTGAGCAGGGCGGAGCGCAGCGCGTCCTCGGCGCCGAGCCGGTAGGCCCTGGGCAGGTCGACGGCGGTCCACCGTTCGACGAGCGCGCCGACGTCGGTGTTGAAGCGGGCGGTCGCCGCGGTGAAGGCGGCCAGCGCCGTACGGACGGCGGGCGGTACGGCGCCGGGCCGGGCGCCGCGGCGCCGCGCGCTGGACAGGGCCCGCAGGACGGTCTGCTGAGCGGTGGTCAGCAGCAGCCAGTCGGCCTCGAGTTGGCGTTGGGCGGCTGCGATGAGCTGGCCGAGGGCCTCGTCGCGGGTGGTTTCGCGCGGGGTGCTCATCGGCGGGGCCGCTCGCGCAGGTACAGCACGCCGCCGCCCGGGCCGTCGCCGTCGCCAGGGGTCTCCTCGCCGGGGACGGGCGTGGCGGGGTCCTCCAGCTCTTCGATCTGCCGGTCCAAGGCGGCCACGTTGCCGCTGGTGTCGACGGAGACGACGCCGGACAGTGACACCTTCAGCGGCTGGGCAAGCAGCGTCGCGCGGCGTTCGCGCAGCACCTCGAGCGCCACGGCGCGCAGCGAGTGCAGGCGGGCGTAGCGCTGGTCGAGGTCGGTGGTGTCGGTGGCCGGGCCGAGCGTGGCCAGCAGCCAGCGGCGGGAGGCGTCGTCCATGGGGCAGCCCCAGACGGGTGGGAAGAAAAGGGGGTCCGGTACGGGCCGGGTGAGGACGGGCCCGGCCCGTACCGGACGGCGAGGGGCCGGGTTACTCCTCGGCCTTGGCGGTGGTGCGCCGGGTGCGCGGCTTGTTCTCCGGCTTCGGTTCCGGCTCGGCCGGCTCCTGGGCAGCGGGCTCCTGCCCGCCCCCGCCCGCGCCCGGGTCGGGCGCCGCCGGGGTGTCCGCCGGGTCGGGCTCGGGCACCTCGCCGTTCTCCCACGCGGACGGGGTGCGGATGAGCTGGGCCAGGTGCGGCTCCGGCTCGGTTCCGGCCTCGCAGATGACCCACTCGTGCGAGGTCGGGTCCTTGACGTAGACGGTGGAGAGGAGTCGGGGCACGGTCACCACACCCGCGCGGCCATGTGGATGTCCGGCACGTACATCACCGGCATGGCGGAGGCCGCGACCTTGGTCCACACGGTGACCGGGTCGTCGGTGTAGCCGTGGGTGACGACGATGCCGGGCGCGTCCTCCCGCAGGATCGCGGGGTTGGTGCCGCGGGACAGCACGAGCGACTCGGCGGTGATGCCGTACTGCGTCTCGCCCCACTGGCGCGGGTTGGGCGGCAGCATCAGCCACAGGTTCTCCGGCAGTACCCGCGGGTTGGTGCCGTCGTCCAGGGGGATCTGCACGTCGTACACGGTGATCGGCGGCAGCCCGTACCGCGCACGCACGGCGTCGACCTCGTTGGGGGCGAGGACGGCGGTGGGGATCTGCGAGCCGAGCAGCGACCCGTAGTAGGCCGCCCGGTAGGACTGGTTGCCCGCGAGGAGGCTCTTGGCCTTGAAGGACGTGAAGATCCGGGTGGGCAGCGGTGCCCGGGCGTCGCGCAGCGCCTGGATCCAGCGCATCTCGTCCGCGAGGGCGTCGGCGGTCGGGTCGGTCCACGGCACCGGAGCGGTGGGCATGTGGGCGGCCGGCACCTGGGCGTCGTACTCGATGTACAGGTTGTTCTCGCCCTTGAGCGTGAACTTGCCGTCGGCCAGCAGGTCACCGGCGGCCAGCTCCATGCGGGAGCGGATGGACAGCACGTGCGCGGCGACGTCGTCGTACACGGCCTGGACCAGCTCGTCGGAGTTGGCGCCGCGGTCGGCGTCGAGGAGGATCTGCTCCATCTCGCCCACGAGGTACTTCTGGCCGAGTGGCGGGAGCTTGCCCTCGGTCTCGACCATGGTGATCTCGCGGGTCGCGATGGGCGTGGTCGCGTCCCAGGCGCGGTACTTGGCCGCCGGCACCCGGCGGTTGGTCCGCTTCACCCTCCACTTGACGGTGTTGAGGCGGACTTCCGGCAGCACGCTGCGGGTCAGCTCGTAGTCCTCCGGCCCGGGGATCGCGCGGACGAACGCGTTGATGTCGGTCGCCGTGAGCTCCCGGAGCAGGAGCTCGAGCATGTCGTGCATCTCGGTCGGCATGACGGGGCTCCCTCTCAGGATGCGTAGGTGACGGAGGCGGTGGTCTTCTTCACGGCGGTCGCGTCGAAGGCGACCGGGAGCTTCGCCGGGGCGACGAGGCCGTGGATGCGCAGCGCGGCGCCGATGCGGGTGGCGCCGACGCCGAAGGCGGTCTCGGTGTCGAGGAAGCCGGCGAGGACCTCGTGGCCGTCGGTCGCGGCCGGGTCGTACGGCTCGTACAGGCCGCTGGTGGCGTTGCGGGCCAGCGGCAGGCCGGACTTGAAATGCGCCTCGACGGTCTTGATGCCGCGCACCCAGTGGGTGTTCTCCGCGAACTTCGCAACGTCGAGGGTGATCGTCTGGTTGGTCTCGGTGCCGTGGCTGGACAGCAGCCAGGGGCGACCGACCCGCAGGCTCTGAGTGGTGGTGATCGGCTGGATATCCATGCCGGGGTCGTCCTCCCGTGGGACGGGCGCAGCAGAAGAGCGGGGCACCGCAGTTGGTGCCGTCGTCCACGGGGAGGAAGGGGGTGGGCGTGGTCCCAGGGGTGGTGCGGTGGTGCGGAGCGGCGGCCGGTCAGGCCGCCTGGTCGCCGGTGCCGAACATGCGGGCGGCCATCGCGCGGCCGGCGTCGCCGGGCTTGCCGGTCGGGGCCTGGCGCTGCGGGGGTCCGCCGGCCGGGGAGCCGGACGGAGCGGGCGGGGTCTGGGGTGTGGGGGTGGGCGTCCCGAACAGGGCGGGGCGGCGCTTCTTGAGGTCCTTGGCCGCCTCCGCGATCGCATCGGCGTCGGCGTCCGGGGTCTCGGCGAGGGCCTTGTCCAGCAGCACGAGGGCGTCCTCGAGGTCCGCGTCGGCTGCACCGAGGCCGATGAGCGCAGAGGTGCGCTGCGCCTCCTGCAGCTTGGCCTGGGCCGCGGCCAGGGTCTCGGCGGCGGTGGTCTCCTTGGCGGTGATCGCCTTCTCCCGGTCGGCGAACGCGGCCTCCCGGCGCTGCTCTTCGGACAGCTGGGCTTCCTTGAGTTTCTTGGCGTCGCCGAGGACCTGCTTGATCTGCTCGGCGTCGACGCTGTCCGGGTCGAGACCGGCCTCCGCAGCGAGGTCGCGCAGCGCGGACTGCCTGCCCTGGTCCTTCTCCCGGGTCATCATCAGGCTCAGGCGCTTCTGGGTGACCGTGACGGTCTCCTCGTCGCTGCCCTGGCCGCTCTGGCGGTCGGCGACGTCCTTCGGCGTGGGGACCGGCGGGGGCGAGGCCGGCGGGGCCGCGGGCGGGGCGGGGTTCGGAGCCGGGGCCGGCGGGATGGCCGGGGTGGGCGGTTCGTCGGGCATGTGGGTGTCCTCCACCGGTGCGCCCCCGCGCCGTCTACGAGTTTACGGGCGATCTTGACTGCTGCTGTCCCGCGTCAACTCCGGTGCCCTCCGCGGCCGGTAGGCCGCTGGGGCCGGGCAGGACCGGGGCGGGGATCTGCTCGGGGTCGGCGGGCTTCATGCCGAGGTAGTCGCGTACGGCGGCGGCATCACCGGTGGCGTCGGCGAGGGCGGCGGCCTGGTCGAAGGCGCGGGACTGGATGCGCTCGATCTCTTCCGGGATGTCCTCGATCGGCCAGCCGCCCTCGGCGAGCATCCGCAGCGCGGTCTCCAGGCTGATCAGCCGGGCCGCGTACGCGGTGGCGACCTCCTCGAGCACGCCCATGCGGTCGGTGGGGGTGTAAGCGCCGAAGACCATGTTCGCCGGGTGGACGCCGCGGCCGATCCAGTCGGGGTGCTGCCCGGCGATAAACAACCGCTGAACGAACCGCAGCAGGAGCTGGTACTTGTGCCGGCGGGCCAGGCGCATGGCGGCGATCAGCTTGTCGAGCGGGCCGAGGGAGATCTTCAGGGCGTAGCCGGAAGGCAGCTGCGCCGGGTCCTGGGTGCCCAGTGCGATCGGGGGGAGGCGCAGGTTGACCGCTGCGCGCTCGCGCAGGGTCTCCACCGTGGCCAGGAGCTGGGCGAGTTGGGGTGCGGTGTTCACGACGTCCATGCGCCCGCCGTCGGCCAGCCGGAAGACGGTGCCGGGTTCGACCTGCACGCTGGCCCGGCCGTCCTGCAGGCCCGAGACGGACAGGATCGGGATGCCGGTGGTCGCCGAGGCGCGGGCCGCGTCGGTGTCGGATGCCGCCAGCTCGTCCATGATCTGAAGGACTGCCGCGAGGGACGCCTTACCCCAGTGCTCTTCGGCGCCGGGCACCGTGTTGGGCAGGTGGACCACCGGAATGAAGTCGATCAACAGGTCGAGGGCGTCGAGGACTTCGCCGTCGCCCCTCTGGGCGTAGGTGGCTTTGCCCATCGGCAGGTTGTCGACGTCGTCGGTGCGCTCGAGGTCTTCCAGCAGCCAGGTGGCGTCGGTGAGGTAGCAGGTGAGGTCGGACGGTTCGTCGTTCCAGGCGTACTGGCGCCAGATCCTGCCGTGCTCGTCGGCGGTGTCGCCCGGGGTGAGCTGCGGGTCGTCCTCGTCGCCGACGAAGGCACGCAGCGGCCGGCCGCGCCGGTCGGCGCCCGAGACGGTCGCCGGGCGGATGGGGCCGAGCTCGTAGGTGATGCGGCGCAGCCGCGCCTTGAGGCCGCGCCGTTTGTCCTCGGGGATCTCCCAGGCGAAGTGCACGCGGTGGGGGAACTCCCCGCCGTCGTCGCCCAGGATGGGGAAGTAGAAGCCGGGGTCCATGACGCGCACGACGGGGCGGCGCTTGTCGGGCTCCCAGGAGACCCGGTAGATGGCGTCCCCCAGGCCGACGGCCTTGCGCTCGGCCTGCTGCATCCGCATGGCCAGCTGCTCGTCCTCGGCCCAGGTGAGGAGGTCCTCCTGGACCGCGCGGGCTTCCTCGTCGAACGTGGTGGTGTCGTCCGGCTCCGTGCCGGCCACCACGATGCGCTGTTCGTCGCCGAGGACATCGGAGGTGATCGCGTCGACGAAGGCGGCCGGGTCGCCGTACTCGCGGCGTTCACGGGCGGAGGGCCCGTCGCGGACCTCGGCGAGTTCGCCGGCCTGGCCGCCGTCGTAGGCGGCGAGGACGGTGTACGCGGCGAGGCGGCGGGTGTCTTCCTCGGGCACCCAGGTGGCGTACGCGGACGGGAAGGCCCGCCGGTTGGGGTCGCCGGTGGTCGGATCGGCGTACACCGGCTTGAAGTTGAGCCAGCCCCAGGCGTCGATGAGGAATTGCCGCAGGCCCACGTCGTCCCTCCGGACAAGGTCG
The genomic region above belongs to Streptomyces sp. NA02950 and contains:
- a CDS encoding HK97 gp10 family phage protein yields the protein MSPARRFTDPDQLAAAMAQAAARVGPATARAVGHEAMVLQALIQAAASGRPGPNVITGRYRASWQVQVRPRRHGATATVGTFAPQARRLELGFYGADSLGRIYAQPPFPHVTPALALIQPRFAERIATAAMGAFE
- a CDS encoding DUF6093 family protein, whose product is MTLDLRFLGALVEDLMMGDTIQISRPAGPPILNPDTGDLEAPPPHVVYEGPGAVLDDTAAPGITVPVAGQPYPDDPKTTYRLLTPVDAPVAARDDTVRVLRAAQDPALVGRTWRCAQPGLAATVIAVRVTWLDENNPRGASP
- a CDS encoding major capsid protein, with protein sequence MPTEMHDMLELLLRELTATDINAFVRAIPGPEDYELTRSVLPEVRLNTVKWRVKRTNRRVPAAKYRAWDATTPIATREITMVETEGKLPPLGQKYLVGEMEQILLDADRGANSDELVQAVYDDVAAHVLSIRSRMELAAGDLLADGKFTLKGENNLYIEYDAQVPAAHMPTAPVPWTDPTADALADEMRWIQALRDARAPLPTRIFTSFKAKSLLAGNQSYRAAYYGSLLGSQIPTAVLAPNEVDAVRARYGLPPITVYDVQIPLDDGTNPRVLPENLWLMLPPNPRQWGETQYGITAESLVLSRGTNPAILREDAPGIVVTHGYTDDPVTVWTKVAASAMPVMYVPDIHMAARVW
- a CDS encoding head decoration protein, with translation MDIQPITTTQSLRVGRPWLLSSHGTETNQTITLDVAKFAENTHWVRGIKTVEAHFKSGLPLARNATSGLYEPYDPAATDGHEVLAGFLDTETAFGVGATRIGAALRIHGLVAPAKLPVAFDATAVKKTTASVTYAS